One region of Helicoverpa zea isolate HzStark_Cry1AcR chromosome 24, ilHelZeax1.1, whole genome shotgun sequence genomic DNA includes:
- the LOC124642146 gene encoding uncharacterized protein LOC124642146, whose amino-acid sequence MLSTFIILLQVCKILSVELDLIDCGVDHALDVPEGDVELKQFPWVGVLFYSYYGMEGDSRSVSNVVLIHKEFVVASAADIGPMPKHNFRRNSRVLLGEAWDRPGRRVRNYVLHPEYGETYNTLALVQLKDPIRDLTIRPACPPPNLLRNPKFYVIKMKDDVEALEKEVIPVLHIPGKMCKEFYVAANLYSKMQRPPHVACAVSVDTKSVCVWAAGAALVSRDTWGRWQLLGLGVRGPGCGAPSRYLDMMSYYPWIERSLAEFNRVTISKISKQKYVLRSSHAYQRFGSCDPEEKINLVFRESIVLRTDNSRYQFLTYNMSIFESVEYTCLTLELTNASAVSEMRVRHYCPRVSYGPACYFHKGSLFEISVYIMFSDKCLFEMFAWGYKRNMTLLDIQEWKWEEGTYYEDFTMKRVEYRGPSYMTDFGYEPVDHGMWVPEYDIWTTTEVDNSTTPTPPPINVSRKRPRRPTTSTKTTKRTKKTPKRKTKTTTTTTTTSTTTTPRKKG is encoded by the exons ATGTTgtctacttttattattttgctgcaAG TATGCAAGATTCTGTCAGTGGAGTTGGACCTCATAGACTGCGGAGTAGATCACGCGCTGGACGTGCCCGAGGGTGACGTGGAGCTCAAGCAGTTCCCCTGGGTCGGTGTACTGTTTTACAGCTACT ACGGCATGGAAGGAGACAGTAGATCTGTGAGTAACGTCGTGTTAATACACAAGGAGTTTGTCGTCGCCTCCGCCGCTGACATAGGACCTATGCCTAAGCATAATTTCAG GCGAAATTCGCGCGTTCTTCTAGGCGAGGCCTGGGACCGACCGGGTCGAAGAGTGAGGAACTATGTACTGCATCCAGAGTACGGGGAGACATACAACACATTAGCTTTGGTGCAACTTAAGGATCCCATCAGAGACT TAACAATACGACCAGCGTGTCCACCTCCGAACCTGCTGAGAAATCCTAAGTTTTACGTCATCAAAATGAAAGAcg ACGTGGAAGCACTTGAAAAAGAAGTGATTCCTGTACTCCATATTCCCGGAAAAATGTGCAAGGAGTTTTATGTTGCCGCTAAT CTATACAGTAAAATGCAGCGTCCCCCCCACGTGGCGTGCGCCGTGTCGGTCGACACGAAGAGCGTGTGCGTGTGGGCAGCCGGCGCCGCCCTCGTGTCGAGGGACACCTGGGGACGATGGCAACTG TTGGGCCTAGGCGTCCGCGGCCCCGGGTGCGGCGCACCCTCGCGCTACCTGGACATGATGAGCTACTACCCCTGGATCGAGCGCAGCCTCGCCGAGTTCAACCGGGTCACCATCTCCAAGATCAGTAAACAGAAATATGTATTGCGCT CAAGCCACGCCTACCAAAGATTCGGCTCTTGTGATCCAGAGGAGAAAATTAACTTGGTGTTCAGGGAATCTATCGTACTGCGGACGGATAACAGTCGGTACCAGTTTTTGACGTACAAT ATGAGTATTTTCGAAAGTGTGGAGTacacttgcctgaccctggagcTTACGAACGCGTCAGCTGTATCGGAAATGAGGGTCAGGCATTACTGCCCAAGAGTTAGCTATGGTCCTGCTTGCTACTTCCACAAAG GTTCCCTTTTCGAAATCTCGGTCTACATCATGTTTTCCGACAAATGCTTGTTCGAGATGTTCGCTTGGGGTTACAAGAGGAATATGACCCTTCTGGACATTCAAGAGTGGAAGTGGGAGGAGGGAACATACTACGAAGACTTTACCATGAAACGAGTAGAGTATAGAGGGCCTTCGTATATGACAGACTTTGGTTACGAACCTGTGGACCATGGAATGTGGGTGCCTGAGTACGATATTTGGACGACTACTGAAGTGGACAATAGTACTACGCCCACTCCGCCGCCTATAAATG TGAGCCGAAAACGACCTCGCAGACCAACGACGAGCACGAAGACAACGAAGAGAACTAAAAAGACACCCAAGCGAAAAACTAAAACGACTACAACTACAACTACGACCTCAACAACAACAACTCCAAGAAAAAAGGGATAA
- the LOC124642497 gene encoding mediator of RNA polymerase II transcription subunit 20: MGVTVLQQYPVPENKTGTYVIELLTKRILALGATQQGQFLVDCESYLSHPQMGTTKTVHIFHNSEQPASVFSILDTGTKNIHVIADGLFDLLMMKLSQNYTSKKQTKIESKGPRFELGDFCVKLGSVTMNQSFKGILVEVEYRPCVTANAVWGLLREFLQGLLGPSVPVQPPQHLLSRMNEIYTPIDTIYQYLEHFSAYRKITGMRSA, encoded by the exons ATGGGTGTAACAGT ATTACAACAGTACCCAGTCCCTGAGAACAAGACAGGGACATATGTGATAGAGCTGCTAACTAAACGGATACTGGCTCTCGGAGCAACACAGCAGGGGCAGTTCCTAGTCGACTGTGAGAGCTACTTGTCACATCCACAAATGG GAACAACAAAAACAGTGCACATATTCCATAATTCGGAACAACCAGCATCCGTCTTCTCAATCCTTGACACCGGTACCAAGAACATCCATGTCATAGCTGATGGTCTATTCGACTTGCTGATGATGAAGTTGTCACAGAATTACACTTCTAAGAAACAAACGAAGATTGAGAGTAAGGGACCGAGGTTTGAGCTTGGCGATTTCTGCGTAAAGCTTGGTTCAGTCACAATGAATCAAAGTTTTAAAGGAATTCTTGTTGAG GTGGAATATCGTCCATGTGTCACCGCGAATGCCGTATGGGGGTTACTTCGAGAGTTCCTCCAGGGTCTACTAGGACCCTCAGTGCCAGTCCAGCCGCCACAGCACCTGTTAAGCCGGATGAACGAGATCTATACTCCGATAGATACTATCTATCAGTACTTAGAACATTTTAGTGCTTATAGGAAAATTACTGGGATGAGGAGTGCGTAG
- the LOC124642496 gene encoding homocysteine-responsive endoplasmic reticulum-resident ubiquitin-like domain member 2 protein: protein MIPNNVTLIVKAPNQQIEDQNIECESSWTVRQLKGHLSEVYPSKPGTDEQKIIYSGQLLDDNTILKDVLRTYESQIAHTMHLVCTPTRRIEAVSPEPNTDGLRRRVPTEATNQTERVTTTEPPRPETRQNDQNHNVEMQNYLTSFVNNYGRVPPYPNYNFGEGYLPVPNDPAQLANHMMMMQQAYLQYMQQYANMWQAAGAAPAAPTPAETPAPAAEAPAPVEEPEEALAARDWLDHLYAASRLAILFSLVYLYGSPARLLLVMLLAAAGYLHQVGFFRDLHVNPADNQRRNEQPNQPNQPNQPEQPNQPNPDESVPQQTNNENQQSLLAVTWMIFTSFFASLIPDTN from the exons ATGATACCAAACAACGTGACTTTGATTGTTAAGGCGCCGAATCAACAGATCGAGGATCAGAATATCGAGTGTGAATCGTCTTGGACTGTTCGGCAGCTGAAGGGGCACCTGTCCGAGGTTTACCCAAGTAAACCT GGCACAGATgaacagaaaataatttactcCGGTCAGCTTTTAGACGACAACACGATATTAAAAGATGTTTTAAGAACATATGAGAGCCAGATAGCTCATACAATGCATCTAGTATGCACTCCGACCCGAAGAATAGAGGCGGTGAGTCCCGAACCGAACACTGACGGACTCCGCCGAAGGGTCCCAACCGAAGCCACGAACCAGACGGAAAGAGTGACCACCACCGAACCTCCCAGACCAGAGACGAGGCAAAACGACCAGAACCATAATGTAGAGATGCAGAATTATTTGACCTCCTTCGTGAATAACTACGGCAGGGTCCCCCCGTATCCTAATTACAATTTCGGGGAGGGGTACCTGCCGGTGCCTAACGACCCGGCGCAGTTGGCCAATCACATGATGATGATGCAGCAAGCATATTTGCAGTATATGCAGCAGTATGCTAACAT GTGGCAAGCAGCAGGCGCAGCCCCCGCAGCCCCCACACCGGCCGAGACCCCAGCCCCAGCCGCCGAAGCCCCGGCCCCAGTCGAGGAGCCCGAAGAGGCGCTCGCAGCCCGAGACTGGCTGGACCACTTGTATGCCGCGTCACGGCTTGCCATACTCTTCTCATTGGTGTATCTGTATGGAAGCCCAGCGAGGCTGCTGTTGGTCATGCTCTTGGCTGCCGCTGGTTATCT CCACCAAGTGGGTTTCTTCCGTGACTTACACGTCAACCCAGCCGACAACCAGCGACGCAACGAGCAACCAAACCAACCGAATCAACCAAACCAACCGGAGCAACCGAATCAACCGAACCCAGACGAGTCTGTACCACAACAGACCAACAACGAGAACCAACAGTCTCTCCTAGCAGTTACCTGGATGATATTCACATCATTCTTTGCATCCCTAATCCCGGACACGAATTAA
- the LOC124642400 gene encoding uncharacterized protein LOC124642400, with protein MSQDFSTLTNVSPALTKDRLSKALTDWFNEPHTFTHWEYVSETGKGDSYLSELIRIRIHGINQNEVANHVQVILKNIPKSISRRLTFRSAEFFENEINFYEKVLPALLEFQSSKNVTDPFDKFVRLFLTYSDGLNDVICLEDASIYNFGSAVRQEGIDIDHCKLTFKVLAQFHALSFAMKDQKPEEFNKIKTQVRELYYHDRLWGWYTRFWKRISGIAIDAVEKEYPDSIYVEKIKKFAVPERYQDMIDAATKTGDNGVISHGDSWTNNFLYKYGQEKPVDAKIIDFQLSRCATPVLDVAFMIYGCTTQDLREKHYEDLLKYYYEVLSTQIREMGSDPSKVYSWELFMSEIKKYSFFGLAFSFESTPVIVLAPEDAIDMKMEGDERKNIDDIWQVGPFKTKEGRLREANNIKHCVDMGYI; from the exons ATGTCTCAAGACTTCAGTACATTGACCAATGTGTCTCCGGCACTCACTAAGGACAGACTCAGTAAGGCACTCACAGATTGGTTCAATGAACCGCACACATTTACACATTGGGAG TATGTAAGTGAAACCGGCAAGGGTGATTCGTACCTCAGCGAACTAATCCGCATCAGAATCCATGGCATCAATCAGAATGAAGTCGCCAACCACGTTCAAGTCATACTCAAAAACATTCCCAAAAGCATTTCCCGCAGGCTCACTTTCAGAAGTGCCGAATTCTTCGAAAACGAGATCAATTTCTACGAGAAAGTTCTACCAGCCTTACTTGAGTTCCAATCCAGCAAAAATGTTACAGACCCGTTTGATAAGTTTGTGAGACTGTTCCTAACATACTCTGATGGTTTAAATGACGTCATATGTTTGGAGGATGCGAGTATTTATAACTTTGGGAGTGCAGTACGCCAGGAAGGCATTGATATAGATCATTGCAAGTTAACTTTCAAAGTCCTAGCGCAGTTCCATGCACTCTCCTTTGCAATGAAAGACCAGAAACCtgaagaatttaataaaataaagacgcAAGTCAGAGAGCTGTATTACCATGACCGCCTCTGGGGGTGGTACACCAGATTCTGGAAGAGAATATCTGGTATTGCAATTGATGCTGTGGAAAAGGAGTATCCAGACTCCATATACGTTGAAAAGATAAAGAAATTTGCAGTTCCTGAAAGGTATCAGGACATGATAGACGCTGCAACTAAAACTGGTGATAATGGTGTAATTTCTCATGGTGATTCCTGGACGAATAATTTCCTTTACAAATATGGTCAAGAAAAGCCAGTTGACGCGAAAATAATTGATTTTCAATTATCAAGGTGTGCTACGCCTGTGTTGGATGTAGCTTTTATGATATATGGTTGTACAACTCAGGATTTGAGGGAAAAGCATTATGAAGACTTGCTCAAGTATTACTATGAGGTTCTTTCTACCCAGATAAGAGAAATGGGTAGTGACCCGTCGAAGGTGTATTCTTGGGAACTATTCATGAGTGAGATTAAGAAGTACTCGTTCTTTGGTTTGGCGTTTAGCTTCGAGTCTACGCCTGTCATCGTTTTGGCACCTGAAGATGCTATTGACATGAAAATGGAG gGAGACGAACGTAAGAACATAGACGATATATGGCAGGTAGGCCCTTTCAAAACCAAGGAGGGAAGACTAAGGGAAGCCAATAATATTAAGCATTGCGTTGACATGGGCTACATATAA